Proteins from a single region of Lasioglossum baleicum chromosome 1, iyLasBale1, whole genome shotgun sequence:
- the LOC143212974 gene encoding uncharacterized protein LOC143212974 isoform X2 has product MMALQISAVVSLERSYTVPSGNGGAESPTEEEEVEEGKGGAGIRGRNEASRHVVQAANLVAGARFLVCGNTR; this is encoded by the exons ATGATGGCTTTGCAGATATCAGCCGTGGTGTCATTG GAACGATCGTACACGGTCCCGTCTGGAAACGGAGGAGCGGAAAGCCccacagaagaagaagaagtggaaGAAGGAAAAGGAGGAGCAGGAATACGAGGCAGGAATGAAGCATCGCGGCACGTCGTCCAAGCAGCTAATTTAGTGGCTGGCGCCAGGTTCCTCGTCTGCGGGAACACCCGTTAA
- the LOC143212974 gene encoding uncharacterized protein LOC143212974 isoform X1, which translates to MTQDWIKPRSQAAEMTQNQNSGEKCIDPGGSDKFTNRQHNNLELAAAYLSRLLANRIPGVRPGSRPSLSGCFSRFSLNFPLITCFQERSYTVPSGNGGAESPTEEEEVEEGKGGAGIRGRNEASRHVVQAANLVAGARFLVCGNTR; encoded by the coding sequence ATGACCCAAGACTGGATCAAGCCTCGATCCCAAGCAGCTGAGATGACACAGAACCAGAACTCAGGGGAAAAATGTATCGATCCAGGTGGGAGCGATAAATTTACTAATAGGCAACATAATAACCTTGAATTGGCCGCGGCTTATCTTTCCAGGCTACTGGCTAACAGGATTCCGGGCGTGCGACCGGGGTCCCGCCCCAGCCTGTCAGGCTGTTTCTCCAGATTTTCGCTGAACTTTCCTCTAATCACATGCTTTCAGGAACGATCGTACACGGTCCCGTCTGGAAACGGAGGAGCGGAAAGCCccacagaagaagaagaagtggaaGAAGGAAAAGGAGGAGCAGGAATACGAGGCAGGAATGAAGCATCGCGGCACGTCGTCCAAGCAGCTAATTTAGTGGCTGGCGCCAGGTTCCTCGTCTGCGGGAACACCCGTTAA
- the LOC143212974 gene encoding uncharacterized protein LOC143212974 isoform X3 has protein sequence MMALQISAVVSLVSFFNRNDRTRSRLETEERKAPQKKKKWKKEKEEQEYEAGMKHRGTSSKQLI, from the exons ATGATGGCTTTGCAGATATCAGCCGTGGTGTCATTGGTGAGTTTTTTCAACAG GAACGATCGTACACGGTCCCGTCTGGAAACGGAGGAGCGGAAAGCCccacagaagaagaagaagtggaaGAAGGAAAAGGAGGAGCAGGAATACGAGGCAGGAATGAAGCATCGCGGCACGTCGTCCAAGCAGCTAATTTAG
- the LOC143212974 gene encoding uncharacterized protein LOC143212974 isoform X4 has protein sequence MNEEDNLDPDHDNNPQRNIPRGSDLPHPTRNVHAKSRLNPKFDDPRLDQASIPSS, from the exons ATGAACGAAGAAGACAATCTGGATCCGGATCACGATAATAATCCCCAAAGGAACATTCCAAGAG GCTCAGATCTACCTCACCCCACTCGAAACGTTCACGCGAAGTCGAGATTAAACCCAAAGTTTGATGACCCAAGACTGGATCAAGCCTCGATCCCAAGCAGCTGA